A single genomic interval of bacterium harbors:
- a CDS encoding N-6 DNA methylase — protein sequence MNLTKSKQRIADHGEVFTPAWMVEAMLDLVKDESERIDSRFLEPACGSGNFLVQILRRKLAAVELKFGKSDFEKRHYALLALMCIYGIELLPDNISECRANLLDIFAEYLNLDPSDDLYRAASYVLSQNLVHGDAMKMRAHDGSPILFAEWGYLGKGKFQRRDFRYDSLTQSSAFSAEGTLFAHLDKHEIFTPTKTYHPMTVVELAATAQEIAV from the coding sequence ATGAACCTCACCAAATCTAAACAACGTATCGCTGACCACGGAGAGGTCTTTACTCCCGCGTGGATGGTCGAAGCGATGCTCGATCTCGTCAAAGACGAATCCGAGCGTATTGATTCCCGCTTTTTGGAGCCGGCGTGCGGGAGCGGAAACTTCCTTGTTCAGATTCTGCGACGCAAACTTGCTGCTGTAGAGCTGAAATTCGGGAAGTCCGATTTTGAAAAACGACACTACGCGTTGCTTGCTCTGATGTGCATTTATGGGATTGAACTTCTGCCGGACAACATCAGTGAGTGCCGCGCGAACCTGCTGGATATCTTTGCCGAGTACTTGAATCTCGATCCATCGGACGATCTGTATCGTGCCGCATCATACGTGCTTTCGCAAAACCTTGTCCACGGCGACGCTATGAAAATGCGTGCGCATGACGGTTCCCCGATCCTCTTTGCAGAATGGGGCTATCTGGGCAAGGGAAAATTCCAACGTCGGGACTTTCGCTACGATAGCCTCACGCAGTCATCGGCCTTCAGCGCGGAGGGTACTCTTTTCGCTCATCTTGACAAACATGAAATTTTTACGCCGACCAAAACTTATCATCCGATGACTGTAGTTGAGCTCGCAGCGACGGCTCAGGAGATTGCCGTATGA